The DNA segment GAGGCTTAGAATCGCTAGCGGAGGGCGGTAGGAGAGCGAATAGTGGGGAAATCACAGAGCACCCGTGACAAGCTAAGTGTTTATTCGTAGAGATTGCCCAGTTGAAGGCCTAAAGTGGCAGCCAGAGATAGCAAGTTGAGTGTTTAGCGCTCGGGTTGACATAGCTGGAATTAGCAGCAAAAAAAACTGGTGGAGAAAAGCCATAAGCAGTTAAGCAGGTTGCTTCGCAACCTGGAGGCTTTTTCTTGTCAGTCCTGAGCACAGGGCCAGGTGCAAGCTCACCTGCTTAGGACGTTTCCGGTAGTCAGATATCAGCAGCGGAATATAGGGCTATAGTGCTTCGTCTGAGCGTGGCTGGACGTTTCGTCGAGGAGACCTGAGTCCTTGGATGTGAAAACGGCTCAGACAAGTCGTCATTATGCCTCTGCTGCCAAGTTAGATGAAAGCTGCTCGTATGTTCAGGCTTACTGCAAGAACTTGCCTTAAGAGGGTTGATTTTTTCTCAAAACCAAAGCTCATAGTGATAAAGGACTTTATAAAAGGTGAACGCTGTGGCTTTTCATCAAGACTATTTAGGGGTCGAACAGCCTGCCATTGGTCAACTGATTCGAGAACTGCGGCAAACCTTGAAGCTGACCCAAGAGAAGTTTGCGGCTCAGCTTGGAGTTTCCTTTCCCACCATCAATCGTTGGGAGAACGGACGTTCGACCCCTTCACCGTTAGCCCTTAAACAGATTGAAATTTTGCTGAACCAGTTGTCTGAGTCACCCAATGTGACTTTACGAGAACACAGTCAGGCAATTGAAGGAAAATACTTGCCCTCAAGGAAGCTAAAAGCATGAGGGCAGAGGAACACTCAGAATTGCCCGAGACCCCCTTTGTGGGCGGTGGTGAGATGGGAACATTTCTGAGGTCGCACGACTGGTCACAAACGCCCTTGGGTAATGTTGAAACCTGGGCAGACGGTCTAAAGACGGCTGTGCAGATTCTGTTAACAGAACTTGATCGAGTCAACCAACAGAAAGAGACGCAGGTAGAACAGGGTGAAGTCGCATTGTGCGAATCCGAAGCAAAATACCGCAAGTTGTTTGAGTCGCTCGACCAAGGGCTCTGCATCTGTGAAATGCTGTTTGATGAGAACGATGAACCCACTGACTATCGATTTCTCGAAGTCAATGCGGCATTTGAACGGCTCACCGGACTGGAGCAAGCGATCGGTAAAACAGCACGAGAACTGGTTCCCAACTACGGTGCCCACTGGCTTGAGATTTATAGCAGCGTTGTGCGCACCCAGAAACCCATTCGCTTTGAGGAGCAAGAGAGTTCGATAAACCGTTGGTTTGACGTCCATGCCTTTTGCATCAATGAGCCGCAAAGTCATCAGTTTGCCC comes from the Pseudanabaena sp. FACHB-2040 genome and includes:
- a CDS encoding helix-turn-helix domain-containing protein, yielding MAFHQDYLGVEQPAIGQLIRELRQTLKLTQEKFAAQLGVSFPTINRWENGRSTPSPLALKQIEILLNQLSESPNVTLREHSQAIEGKYLPSRKLKA